The following proteins are co-located in the Actinomycetota bacterium genome:
- a CDS encoding metallophosphoesterase, translating to MTIAHISDSHVGSPHFVPNLMNRVIAEVNELKPDLIVHTGDVTNEGLRGEYKTAAAYLAQFDSPVVAVPGNHDAKNVGYVHFEDLIGPRHWRRELPEGVIVVGVDSSEPDLAEGQVGRERYPWIVEQFSAPARFRIYAHHHHLLPVPGTGRERSTVADAGDLLEVLIRSGVNLALTGHKHVPYVWRLESLYVSNAGTCSSLRLRGHTRPAYNVIEYVEDTVKIHQKHPFGPDTLLAHFNVVTGEQHHRELESLSETSPA from the coding sequence GTGACGATCGCGCACATCAGTGACTCCCATGTCGGCTCGCCGCATTTCGTTCCCAACTTGATGAACCGTGTCATCGCTGAGGTGAACGAGTTGAAGCCGGACCTGATTGTCCATACCGGCGATGTCACCAACGAGGGACTTCGCGGGGAGTACAAGACGGCCGCGGCGTATCTTGCGCAATTCGACAGTCCTGTTGTCGCGGTTCCGGGGAATCACGACGCCAAGAACGTGGGGTACGTGCACTTCGAGGATTTGATCGGCCCGAGGCATTGGCGGCGGGAATTGCCGGAAGGCGTAATCGTCGTCGGCGTGGATTCGAGCGAACCCGACCTTGCCGAGGGTCAAGTGGGGCGTGAACGATACCCTTGGATAGTCGAGCAGTTCTCAGCGCCGGCCCGGTTCCGCATCTACGCTCACCATCATCACCTGCTGCCGGTCCCTGGAACCGGGCGAGAACGATCTACGGTAGCCGATGCCGGTGATCTGCTCGAGGTTCTCATCCGTAGCGGCGTCAACCTCGCGCTCACCGGGCACAAGCATGTTCCCTACGTGTGGCGTTTGGAATCGCTGTACGTGTCGAACGCGGGGACGTGCTCGAGTCTGCGTCTGCGCGGACACACGCGTCCTGCCTACAATGTCATCGAATACGTCGAGGACACGGTCAAGATTCACCAGAAGCACCCGTTCGGGCCGGATACGTTGCTTGCTCATTTCAACGTTGTGACCGGCGAGCAGCACCACCGCGAGTTGGAGTCGTTGTCGGAGACGTCGCCGGCGTGA